The DNA region TTAAGAACAATTGAGCAACATATAGAGAAATTTAAAAACAACGAAGTAGATCACACCTCTTACCCCTTTCAAGAGGGTAGCCGAATATCATGAAAAAATATTTATCTTTAGTAACCTTTGCCCATACCATCTTCGCCATGCCGTTTGCATTTATCGGCTTCTTTTTGGCAGTAACTACAACCCAGTATCATTTCGACTGGCTAAAGCTGGTTTTGATGGTTTTATGTATGGTATTTGCCCGTAATTCGGCAATGGCCTTTAACCGCTACCTTGACAGGGATATCGACATTCAAAACCCACGTACCAAACAGCGCGATATCCCAGCCGGCCGGATCAGCCCAAAAGCTGCTTTAACATTTGTTATTATCAACTGCCTGCTGTTTATTACAGCTACCTGGTTCATCAACAGGCTTTGTTTCTTTTTATCGCCGGTAGCTTTATTTGTGGTAATGGGCTACAGCGCAACCAAACGTTTTACCGCGCTCTGCCATCTGGTATTAGGATTGGGTTTATCGCTTGCCCCTATCGGCGCTTATTTAGTGGTTACCGGTCAGTTTGCTATTACACCCATATTCTTTTCACTATCCGTACTTTGCTGGGTAAGCGGCTTTGATATTATTTACGCCCTGCAGGATGAAGATTTTGACCGAAGCCAAAACCTGCACTCTATCCCGGCGTACTTAGGTAAAGTGAACGCCTTAAGACTCTCCACGTTTTTACATGTGCTTTCGGCCGTTTTCATTATGATGCCGGCATTTGAAACTCAGGTAGGCTTCCTGTACTACATTGGTATCGCGTTTTTTTGCGCCATGCTTGTTTACCAGCACTTGCTTGTAAAACCAAACGACCTGAGCCGCGTTAACTTTGCTTTTATGACTACCAATGGCATTGCCAGCGTAGTATTTGCTGTATTGTTTTTGCTCGACAGGATATGGATTCACTAACCGCCCTCCAAAAGTTTCGGCAGTATTTTGAAAGATATGTTCCGCTTATCGACGGAGAGTGGCTGGCTTTATCGCAATATCTAACGGTAGATGCCTTAAAAAAGAAAAGGTTTTATGTAGAAGCCGGTAAAGTGTGCGATCATATCGGCCTTGTGGTAAAAGGATCCGTGCGCTATTACCACGTTAAAGACGGCGAGGAAATAACCGGCTATTTCAGCTTTGAAGATGAGATGTTAAGCTCATACAAAAGTTTCCTCACCCGTACCCCGGCAGCAAATTATATCCAGGCGCTTGAAGATTCGGTAATTGTGAATTTAAGCCACAAAAATCTGAAAGAAGCTTGCATGAATGAGCTGCTCGGTTTTAAGATGGAGCGTTTTGGAAGATTAACAGCCGAACACTATCTCATCTGTTACGAAGAACGTATTACTTCCTTTATCACCCAATCGCCCGAAGAGCGTTACAGCGATCTTTTACAAACAGGTGGCGAAGCATTATACCGCATCCCCCAGCATTATATTGCCAATTATTTAGGGATTACCCCGGTTTCGCTCTCGCGGATCAGGAGAAGGATCATGAAAATAAGCGCTTAAACCTCACCCCAACCCTCTCCAAAGGAGAGGGAGTAAAAACATAAATTTTAAAGTCCTCTCCTTTGGAGAGGATTTAGGAGAGGTCAATTCCTTATCTTTTGTTAACGTTTTGATTTACAAAGGGCACCTACCTTTGTTATACACAAAACGAAAAAAGTCATGCATACTATATTAGGAGCCGGCGGTCCGGTAGCAAACATCCTCACCAAAGAATTAATCAACCATAACGAAACCATCCGTTTAGTTAGCCGCAAACCGGTTAACACTACTAACGATAAAGTAACCTGGCAAAAAGCCGATCTGCTTAATTACGATGAAGTACTTGCGGCAGCAAAAGGATCGACAGTAATTTATCTCGTTGCCGGCCTGGTTTATGATAAAGACATCTGGTGGGCGCAATGGCCGGTGATCATGCAGAATGTGATCAATGTTACCAAAGCCACCGGTGCCCGCTTAATATTTTTTGATAACGTTTACATGTACGGGCTGGTTAACGGCACTATGACCGAGGATACTCCCTACAAACCCAATAGCGCCAAGGGCGAGGTTCGTGCAGCAATTGCCGAAATGCTGATGAACGAGGTTAAAGCCGGAAACATCCGCGCCACTATTGCCCGCGCTCCCGATTTTTATGGCACCGACTCAACCAATAGCTTCATTGATATGCTGGTATTGAGCAACTACGCCAAAAAACAAAACGCCAAATGGATTGGCGATCCTAATTGTAAACACAATTTTATTTATGTGCCCGATGCGGGTAAAGCCATGTTTTTGCTTGGACAAAATCCGGATAGCGACAACCAGATATGGCACCTCCCTACTCCGCCTGCCATCACCGGTAAACAGTTTTTAACTATTACCGCCGGGGTTTATCGGGTTGAGCCCAAATATTCACGCCTTAACAAGGTGATGCTTTGGCTGGCCGGTTTGTTTAAAAAAGTGATCATGAGCACCGTGGAGATGTATTACCAGTACGATCACGATTATATTTTCGACAGCAGCAAATTTGAAAAAGCGTTCAACTTTAAACCAACAAGCTATGAGGATGCGATAACTGAGATATCGAAAACGCTTCATAAGTCTTAAGTCAAAAGCCTTTAGTCTTAAGTTTTTTTAATTTATTAAAGTCCGCGAGTTGCTGTTGCTCCTTGCGGACTTTTTACTTTTCTTTTATCAAATAAAACACATTTAAACGTGTATTATTTGCACTTCTCCAACCATAATCTGCACATTTGCAAATACGCATATCTGCACATCTAAAAATCATGATCCACAAAAAAACGAGAACATATATCCCGGCTTCCCTTGATATTAAATGGGAAACCCTTGAACCTTTTTATAAAGAATTATTAGATCGTCCAATTCACTCAGTTGAAGAATTGGAGAAATGGCTGCGCGATAAAAGTGAGCTGGAAGCAGCTTTGGAAGAAGATTTCGCATGGCGCTATATCCGCATGACCTGCGATACCACCAGCGAAGACCTGCTTCAAAAGTTCCAGTACTTCGCTACCGAAATTGAGCCTAAAATTGCTCCATATAGTAACGAACTAAACAAAAAGCTGGTGGCCAGCGAATATGTAGATAAACTGGACGGCGAGAAATATTTTGTATTCCTCCGCGCTGTAAAAAAAGCGCTTGAACTTTTCCGCGAGGAAAACATCCCGGTACAAACAGAGATCCAGGTGGAGCAGCAAAAGTATCAATCTACCACCGGCGCAATGTCGGTTCATATCGATGATAAAGAGTTTACTTTAGAACAAGCTTCTGTATTTTTAAAAGGTACCGACCGTGTCAAACGCCAGGAAGTTTGGGAAAAGATCACCAGCCGCCGTTTACAGGATAAAGACAAACTCGATGAACTTTTCGACCATTTGCGCAAGCTTCGTCATACTGTAGCAACAAACGCCAATTTTGAAAACTTCCGCGATTATATGTTCCAGGCGCTTGGCCGTTTCGATTATACCCCGCAGGATTGTTATGCTTTTCATGCAGCCATCGAAACTGAGATTGTTCCAATCCTCAGGGCACAAGCCGAAAAACGCCGCGAAGCTTTAGGTTTATCTGTCCTTAAACCCTGGGATATGGACGTAGATATTTCAGGTAAACCAGCCCTCAAACCATTCCAAAATGGTGATGACCTGATCGAAAAATCTATCCAGTGCTTCAGCAATATCAACCGCTATTTAGGCGAGCGTTTGGAGATCATGAAAGATAACGGCCTGTTTGATGTGGAAAGCCGTAAGGGCAAAGCCCCGGGTGGTTACAACTATCCGCTGGCCGAAACAGGTGCGCCGTTTATTTTCATGAACTCGGCCAATACCTTCCGCGATTTAACTACTATGGTACATGAAGGCGGTCACGCGGTGCACACTTTCCTTACTGCCGATCTGGAACTGAATGATTTTAAACATTGCCCATCCGAAGTTGCCGAATTAGCCTCCATGTCGATGGAGCTGATATCGATGGATAACTGGAATGTGTATTTTGATAACGAAGAGGATCTTAAACGCGCCAAACGCGACCAATTGGTTGATGTACTGAAAACCCTGCCCTGGGTGGCTGTGGTCGATCAGTTTCAGCACTGGATCTATACCAACCCCGCCCATACCGATGCCGACCGTACAACCGCCTGGATCGAGATCTTTGAACCATTCGGCGCAGGCTTTGCCGATTGGAGCGAACATCGCGAAGCATTAGCAAATCTTTGGCAAAAACAGTTGCACATCTTCGAGGTGCCATTTTACTATATCGAATACGGCATGGCCCAGTTAGGAGCTATAGCTGTATGGAAAAACTACAAAGAAAATCCTGAAAAGGGCTTGCAGCTGTATCTTAATGCCCTTAAACTCGGTTATACCAAAACCATTAAAGAGATTTACGAAACCGCCGGCATCAAGTTTGATTTCAGCGCGACTTATGTAAAAGAGTTGGCCGAGTTTGTTAAAGCTGAACTGGATAAGTTGAATTAAAATTTTCTCCCATAAACAACAAAAGCGCCAAATGGCGCTTTTGTTGTTTTATAAAATCTGCCGCGGGTTTAGCGTAGCGTAACCCGTGGTTAGCTATGGTTAAAGCTTTCAGCTTAACCGCTTGGGCTGAAAGCCCAATTATGAATTACCACAGGTTACGCTTCGCTAAACCTGCGGCAGTTAATTTTACCCCAATACCCTATTATACAACTCCCAATAATCCTTCACCATTTTATCGCTCGAAAACTGCGAATTTGCCCAGTCGTAACAATCAGCCCTGCTAATCTGATCGAGCCAGTCAACTGCTTCGGCGGCTTCATCAACCGTATTAACCAAAAAGCCGGTCTGTGCGTTTTTGATTAATTCTGGCATCGAGCCGCGGTTAAAAGCTATGACCGGCGTACCGCACAGCATTGCTTCAGCCACGCTCAGGCCAAAAGGTTCATCAAAGCTAATGGGATGCAACAGTGCATAAGCTCTGCCTAAAAGTTCCTGCCTTTTATCAGGCCCGGCATGGCCTACATACTCCACATCGGCACAAAGCAATGGTTCTATCTTTTCCTTAAAGTACTTGGTATCCTGAACTATACCGGCTATAAGCAATTTTCGTTTACTTTTCCTGGCGATATCGATAGCTTCGGCGGTCCCTTTATCGGGATGGATGCGACCGAAGTACAACAGGTAATCATCCGGCTGCTCATAAAACTGAAAATCACGGGTATCGACGCCGTTGTATACCGTGGCTAAATAATCAAGTTCTGGACTACGGTCGGCATTGCTGATGGAAACGTAGTGCCCCCGGCTATTATATTTTTTATAAACCGGGATGATCTTTGATGATGAAAACCCATGAATGGTAGTGATCAGCGGCGTTTTAATCAGGCCCGAGTATGTGAGCGGCAAAAAATCAAAATTATTATGAATGATGTCGAACTGATCGGCCTTTTCCATCAGGTTACTGATATGCAGGCATTCCAGCACTTTGGCATCCTGTGTTCTGTCTTCCTCATAACCCGTATCACAAATAGCATCAAGTTTACCCGCCGTTATCGAATCACCCGTAGCGAAGAGGGTTGCCTCCGCGCCCATTTTGATGATCCCTTCGGTTATGTTTGATGCTATCTGCTCCCAGGGCCCGTAGTGCCTGGGCGGTGTGCGCCAGGCAACAGGGGCTAATACAGCTACCTTCATTTAACAGATCTGCATTTTCTGACCATATTTATTGTACTCGTATTCCAGCTCAAAAGCTTTCAACACCGTAAGGTGCGATATCAAATAAGCCAGTGTACTTTCGGCTCCCTGGTTACGGTTAATACCACTGGGCAATAAGCCATCGCAGCAACCTTTGGTTTCATGGTCATACAACGGCGCCCGCA from Mucilaginibacter sp. SJ includes:
- a CDS encoding NAD-dependent epimerase/dehydratase family protein — its product is MHTILGAGGPVANILTKELINHNETIRLVSRKPVNTTNDKVTWQKADLLNYDEVLAAAKGSTVIYLVAGLVYDKDIWWAQWPVIMQNVINVTKATGARLIFFDNVYMYGLVNGTMTEDTPYKPNSAKGEVRAAIAEMLMNEVKAGNIRATIARAPDFYGTDSTNSFIDMLVLSNYAKKQNAKWIGDPNCKHNFIYVPDAGKAMFLLGQNPDSDNQIWHLPTPPAITGKQFLTITAGVYRVEPKYSRLNKVMLWLAGLFKKVIMSTVEMYYQYDHDYIFDSSKFEKAFNFKPTSYEDAITEISKTLHKS
- a CDS encoding UbiA-like polyprenyltransferase translates to MKKYLSLVTFAHTIFAMPFAFIGFFLAVTTTQYHFDWLKLVLMVLCMVFARNSAMAFNRYLDRDIDIQNPRTKQRDIPAGRISPKAALTFVIINCLLFITATWFINRLCFFLSPVALFVVMGYSATKRFTALCHLVLGLGLSLAPIGAYLVVTGQFAITPIFFSLSVLCWVSGFDIIYALQDEDFDRSQNLHSIPAYLGKVNALRLSTFLHVLSAVFIMMPAFETQVGFLYYIGIAFFCAMLVYQHLLVKPNDLSRVNFAFMTTNGIASVVFAVLFLLDRIWIH
- a CDS encoding M3 family oligoendopeptidase; the protein is MIHKKTRTYIPASLDIKWETLEPFYKELLDRPIHSVEELEKWLRDKSELEAALEEDFAWRYIRMTCDTTSEDLLQKFQYFATEIEPKIAPYSNELNKKLVASEYVDKLDGEKYFVFLRAVKKALELFREENIPVQTEIQVEQQKYQSTTGAMSVHIDDKEFTLEQASVFLKGTDRVKRQEVWEKITSRRLQDKDKLDELFDHLRKLRHTVATNANFENFRDYMFQALGRFDYTPQDCYAFHAAIETEIVPILRAQAEKRREALGLSVLKPWDMDVDISGKPALKPFQNGDDLIEKSIQCFSNINRYLGERLEIMKDNGLFDVESRKGKAPGGYNYPLAETGAPFIFMNSANTFRDLTTMVHEGGHAVHTFLTADLELNDFKHCPSEVAELASMSMELISMDNWNVYFDNEEDLKRAKRDQLVDVLKTLPWVAVVDQFQHWIYTNPAHTDADRTTAWIEIFEPFGAGFADWSEHREALANLWQKQLHIFEVPFYYIEYGMAQLGAIAVWKNYKENPEKGLQLYLNALKLGYTKTIKEIYETAGIKFDFSATYVKELAEFVKAELDKLN
- a CDS encoding Crp/Fnr family transcriptional regulator, whose translation is MDSLTALQKFRQYFERYVPLIDGEWLALSQYLTVDALKKKRFYVEAGKVCDHIGLVVKGSVRYYHVKDGEEITGYFSFEDEMLSSYKSFLTRTPAANYIQALEDSVIVNLSHKNLKEACMNELLGFKMERFGRLTAEHYLICYEERITSFITQSPEERYSDLLQTGGEALYRIPQHYIANYLGITPVSLSRIRRRIMKISA
- a CDS encoding glycosyltransferase family 4 protein, with product MKVAVLAPVAWRTPPRHYGPWEQIASNITEGIIKMGAEATLFATGDSITAGKLDAICDTGYEEDRTQDAKVLECLHISNLMEKADQFDIIHNNFDFLPLTYSGLIKTPLITTIHGFSSSKIIPVYKKYNSRGHYVSISNADRSPELDYLATVYNGVDTRDFQFYEQPDDYLLYFGRIHPDKGTAEAIDIARKSKRKLLIAGIVQDTKYFKEKIEPLLCADVEYVGHAGPDKRQELLGRAYALLHPISFDEPFGLSVAEAMLCGTPVIAFNRGSMPELIKNAQTGFLVNTVDEAAEAVDWLDQISRADCYDWANSQFSSDKMVKDYWELYNRVLG